The following are from one region of the Amycolatopsis sp. QT-25 genome:
- a CDS encoding serine hydrolase domain-containing protein, with protein sequence MRKSLPGRKIVAIGSLVALLAATTATPALAASEPHDEVDRALETLVRDGVPGAQATVTNPSGRTWSEREGVGNVETGTPFPHGSKFRAASVTKTFVAVLVLRLVAEGKVRLDTPIERYLPGLVRGNGNDGTKITVRQLLQHTSGIYDYLRDLDLEEWRHRGAEPEELVAIGLAHPPLFAPGTDWSYSNTNYIIAGMLVEKVTGSSVADEIRRRITGPLGLRGTSLPQRGEEGLPRPHARGYAPGPAGHTDYTEFDPSAAGTSGGLISTGADLNRFFGALVDGHLLPRAELAEMQRTVPRPGGTPGAEYGLGIASVPLSCGGRFWGHGGNIVGYANLSGAVPHGRRVNVVVNLNPAPPKVSDDLSKAFDTGFCAR encoded by the coding sequence ATGCGAAAATCCTTGCCAGGCAGGAAGATCGTCGCCATCGGTTCGCTGGTCGCGCTGCTCGCGGCGACGACCGCCACCCCGGCGCTCGCCGCGAGCGAACCCCACGACGAGGTCGACCGAGCGCTGGAAACGCTGGTGCGGGACGGGGTCCCCGGCGCGCAGGCGACGGTGACGAACCCGTCCGGGCGGACGTGGTCGGAGCGCGAAGGAGTCGGCAACGTCGAGACCGGGACGCCGTTCCCGCACGGTTCGAAGTTCCGGGCGGCCAGTGTCACCAAGACGTTCGTCGCCGTCTTGGTGCTGCGACTGGTCGCCGAAGGAAAGGTCCGGCTGGACACGCCGATCGAGCGGTATCTGCCCGGCCTGGTGCGCGGGAACGGCAACGACGGCACCAAGATCACCGTGCGGCAGCTGCTCCAGCACACCAGCGGCATCTACGACTACCTCAGGGACCTCGACCTCGAAGAGTGGCGTCATCGCGGCGCCGAGCCCGAGGAGCTGGTGGCGATCGGCCTCGCGCATCCGCCGTTGTTCGCCCCCGGGACGGACTGGTCTTACTCCAACACGAACTACATCATCGCCGGGATGCTCGTCGAAAAGGTCACCGGCAGCTCCGTCGCCGACGAGATCCGGCGCAGGATCACCGGGCCGCTGGGTCTGCGTGGCACCTCACTGCCGCAGCGCGGTGAAGAAGGGTTGCCGCGCCCGCACGCCAGGGGCTACGCGCCGGGTCCCGCCGGCCACACCGACTACACCGAATTCGATCCGTCGGCCGCCGGTACCTCCGGCGGGCTCATTTCGACCGGTGCCGACCTGAACCGCTTCTTCGGCGCGCTCGTCGACGGCCATCTCCTGCCGCGCGCGGAGCTGGCGGAGATGCAGCGCACCGTTCCGAGGCCCGGCGGCACCCCCGGCGCGGAGTACGGCCTCGGCATCGCCTCCGTGCCGTTGTCGTGTGGTGGCAGGTTCTGGGGACACGGCGGGAACATCGTCGGCTACGCGAACCTGTCGGGCGC
- a CDS encoding response regulator transcription factor has product MTLRVLIVDDEPLLRAGLHSLLDNQPDLTVVGEAGDGGEVVDLVRRTQPDVVLMDVRMPGVDGIEATRRVLTGTSEPPKVLVITTFDNDDHVYDALLAGASGFLLKRARKEEFAHAIRTVAAGETLLFPDAIRRMVTARPAPSGLAPRPSSLTKRETEVLRLIASGMSNVDIAAKLVISLETVKTHVGNIFGKLGAANRSQAVVFAYETGVVAPGHSLR; this is encoded by the coding sequence ATGACCCTGCGTGTGCTGATCGTCGACGACGAACCCCTGCTGCGCGCCGGATTGCACTCGCTGCTGGACAACCAGCCGGACCTGACCGTGGTCGGTGAGGCGGGTGACGGCGGCGAAGTGGTCGATCTGGTGCGGCGGACACAGCCCGACGTGGTGCTGATGGATGTGCGCATGCCGGGCGTGGACGGGATCGAGGCGACCCGGCGGGTGCTGACCGGGACCTCCGAGCCGCCGAAGGTCCTCGTGATCACGACGTTCGACAACGACGACCACGTCTACGACGCACTGCTCGCCGGGGCGAGCGGGTTCCTGCTGAAGCGGGCGCGCAAAGAGGAGTTCGCGCACGCCATCCGGACCGTCGCCGCCGGGGAGACACTGCTGTTCCCCGACGCGATCCGGCGGATGGTCACCGCGCGACCGGCGCCGTCCGGCCTCGCTCCCCGGCCGTCTTCGCTGACGAAGCGGGAGACCGAGGTGCTGCGGCTCATCGCCTCCGGGATGTCCAATGTGGACATAGCGGCGAAACTGGTCATCAGCCTCGAAACCGTCAAGACCCATGTGGGCAACATCTTCGGGAAGCTGGGCGCGGCCAACCGCAGCCAGGCGGTGGTGTTCGCCTACGAGACCGGCGTCGTCGCCCCGGGACACAGCCTGCGCTGA
- a CDS encoding histidine kinase produces MVNPLEPLVRIGSYRSLPFGFLGMAITAIPFPIALVSAVLIPGDVRAKLVYGVLAIGVLAALAGLPGPMRRVGIWFSNQILGTRIGQPPPNTKVAWPERWRSAAWLVVHTALGWVLFGLCCFLFLGVVPTLVWAGGGGSPIAFFGEKVTIESGVAGAWTLPIGFFTLVVIAYVLAGFTKLFQYSAVALLGPSAAERVTAAEGRANHFAQRNRLARELHDSIGHTLTTSTIQAAAAAELVDSEPRLVRKALGTIEESSRAALEDLDHVLGLLREDRSSREPERRLSEAATLAERARAGGAVIDYELTGPAAELPATLSREAYRIVQEGLTNALRHAHPGPVSVRVAVLADALRIEIVNPLVEHAAVSGRGGNGLPGLTERVEALRGELVAGPAVDGEPLWRLVTTIPLRSHS; encoded by the coding sequence ATGGTCAACCCACTCGAGCCCCTGGTCCGGATCGGCAGCTACCGCAGCTTGCCGTTCGGCTTCCTCGGCATGGCGATCACCGCGATCCCGTTCCCGATCGCGCTCGTCTCCGCCGTCCTCATCCCGGGCGACGTACGAGCGAAACTGGTTTACGGCGTGCTCGCCATAGGCGTGCTGGCCGCACTGGCAGGTTTGCCGGGGCCGATGCGGCGGGTCGGTATCTGGTTCTCCAACCAGATACTGGGCACCCGGATCGGGCAGCCCCCGCCGAACACGAAGGTCGCCTGGCCGGAGCGCTGGCGCTCGGCCGCCTGGCTGGTCGTGCACACCGCGCTCGGCTGGGTGCTGTTCGGCCTCTGCTGCTTCCTGTTCCTGGGGGTCGTCCCGACCCTGGTGTGGGCAGGCGGTGGCGGCAGTCCCATCGCGTTCTTCGGGGAGAAGGTGACGATCGAATCCGGCGTCGCCGGAGCGTGGACACTGCCGATCGGGTTCTTCACGCTCGTGGTGATCGCGTACGTCCTCGCCGGTTTCACCAAACTGTTCCAGTACAGCGCGGTCGCGCTGCTGGGCCCTTCGGCCGCCGAACGGGTCACCGCGGCCGAGGGCCGGGCGAACCACTTCGCACAGCGCAACCGGCTGGCGCGCGAACTGCATGACTCCATCGGCCACACGCTGACGACGTCGACCATCCAGGCCGCCGCGGCCGCCGAACTGGTCGACTCCGAACCGCGGCTGGTACGGAAGGCATTGGGCACCATCGAGGAGTCTTCACGGGCGGCGCTCGAAGACCTCGACCACGTACTCGGCCTGCTGCGGGAGGACCGGTCGTCCCGCGAACCCGAACGACGGCTCAGCGAGGCCGCGACGCTGGCCGAACGGGCTCGCGCGGGTGGCGCGGTGATCGACTACGAGCTGACCGGACCCGCCGCTGAACTGCCCGCCACCCTTTCGCGGGAGGCGTACCGGATCGTCCAAGAAGGACTGACGAACGCGTTGCGGCACGCCCATCCCGGCCCGGTGTCCGTGCGGGTCGCGGTGCTCGCCGACGCGTTGCGGATCGAGATCGTGAACCCGCTCGTGGAGCACGCGGCGGTTTCCGGCCGCGGCGGCAACGGGCTGCCGGGGCTCACCGAACGGGTCGAGGCGCTGCGCGGCGAGCTCGTCGCGGGACCCGCCGTCGACGGGGAACCGCTGTGGCGGCTGGTGACCACGATCCCGCTACGGTCGCACTCATGA
- the rpe gene encoding ribulose-phosphate 3-epimerase, translating to MIAPSILSADFARLGDEIRAVAGEGETRADWVHVDVMDAHFVPNLTLGLPVVQSLLKATDIPIDCHLMIENPDKWAIGYAEAGAYNVTVHVEAANDPIALAKNLRAAGAKAGLSIKPNTPIEDHLDTLKHYDTLLVMSVEPGFGGQSFIEGVLDKVRTARRLVDTGHLKLVVEIDGGINADTIEQAAEAGVDCFVAGSAVYGAEDPGKAVAALREQAARARG from the coding sequence TTGATCGCACCCAGCATCCTCTCCGCGGACTTCGCCCGGCTCGGCGACGAGATCCGCGCCGTCGCGGGGGAGGGGGAAACCCGCGCGGACTGGGTCCACGTCGACGTCATGGACGCGCACTTCGTGCCGAACCTGACCCTGGGCCTGCCCGTGGTGCAGTCGCTGCTCAAGGCCACCGACATACCGATCGACTGCCACTTGATGATCGAGAACCCCGACAAGTGGGCCATCGGGTACGCCGAGGCGGGGGCCTACAACGTCACCGTGCACGTCGAGGCCGCGAACGACCCGATCGCGCTCGCGAAGAACCTGCGCGCCGCAGGGGCCAAGGCCGGCCTGTCGATCAAGCCGAACACGCCGATCGAGGACCACCTCGACACCCTCAAACACTACGACACGCTCCTGGTGATGTCGGTCGAGCCCGGTTTCGGCGGCCAGTCGTTCATCGAGGGCGTCCTCGACAAGGTCCGCACCGCGCGGCGCCTGGTCGACACCGGTCACCTCAAGCTCGTCGTCGAGATCGACGGCGGGATCAACGCCGACACCATCGAACAGGCCGCCGAGGCCGGGGTCGACTGCTTCGTCGCCGGTTCCGCCGTCTACGGCGCCGAGGACCCTGGTAAGGCGGTCGCGGCGCTGCGCGAGCAGGCGGCCCGTGCCCGCGGCTGA
- a CDS encoding riboflavin synthase, whose translation MFTGIVEELGEVTAVEQVPDAARLTVRGPLVTSDAGHGDSIAVSGVCLTVVAVAGGEFTVDVVHETLQRSSLAKVHVGDVVNLERATPAGGRLGGHIMQGHVDGTGVFLKRDEQGLTTFALPKKLSRYVVEKGSIAVDGVSLTVASVTDEEFSVALIPTTLDLTTLGRNTPGDLVNLEVDVVAKYVEKLAMPHLRAQGDNGGTEERA comes from the coding sequence GTGTTCACCGGCATTGTCGAGGAACTCGGCGAGGTCACCGCGGTCGAGCAGGTCCCGGACGCCGCGCGGTTGACCGTGCGGGGTCCGCTGGTGACCAGCGACGCCGGGCACGGGGACTCCATCGCGGTGAGTGGCGTGTGCCTCACCGTGGTCGCGGTGGCGGGCGGTGAGTTTACCGTCGATGTCGTGCACGAGACCCTGCAGCGCTCCAGCCTCGCGAAGGTACACGTCGGCGACGTCGTGAACCTCGAACGCGCGACTCCGGCGGGCGGCAGGCTCGGCGGGCACATCATGCAGGGCCATGTCGACGGCACCGGCGTCTTCCTCAAGCGGGACGAACAGGGGCTCACCACGTTCGCGCTGCCGAAAAAGCTGTCGCGGTACGTGGTCGAAAAGGGGTCGATCGCGGTCGACGGCGTCTCCCTCACGGTCGCTTCGGTGACCGACGAGGAGTTCTCCGTCGCCCTGATCCCGACCACCCTCGACCTCACCACCCTCGGCCGGAACACCCCGGGTGACCTGGTGAACCTCGAGGTCGACGTGGTCGCCAAATACGTCGAGAAGCTGGCCATGCCGCATCTGCGCGCGCAGGGGGACAATGGCGGCACGGAGGAGCGGGCGTGA
- a CDS encoding bifunctional 3,4-dihydroxy-2-butanone-4-phosphate synthase/GTP cyclohydrolase II — protein sequence MAVNADAIEAAIADIKAGRPVVVVDDEDRENEGDLIFAAEKATPELMAFMVRYTSGYVCVALTEAEADRLDLPPMYHTNQDQRGTAYSVTVDAAEGITTGISAADRSHTVRLLADPASQASDFRRPGHVVPLRAKQGGVLRRPGHTEASVDLARLAGLSPSGVLCEIVSQKDEGDMARRDELEVFAADHDLKMITIADLIAYRRRTEKQVERVAEARIPLAAGTFRAVGYDSLLDGIEHIAFVYGEIADGDDILVRVHSECLTGDVFGSLRCDCGPQLEAALEAVAKEGRGVVLYIRGHEGRGIGLLHKLQAYQLQDAGADTVDANLQLGVPADARDYGTGAQILCDLGVRSMRLLTNNPAKRVGLEGYGLRVTGRVSLPISPNPENLRYLRTKRDRMGHDLSQLEHFDQVGAEVDQGNGGGKR from the coding sequence GTGGCCGTGAACGCCGATGCCATCGAGGCGGCGATCGCCGACATCAAGGCGGGCCGCCCGGTCGTGGTGGTGGACGACGAGGACCGCGAGAACGAAGGCGACCTGATCTTCGCCGCGGAGAAGGCCACGCCGGAGCTGATGGCCTTCATGGTGCGCTACACCTCGGGTTACGTCTGCGTGGCGCTGACCGAGGCCGAGGCGGACAGGCTCGACCTGCCGCCGATGTACCACACGAACCAGGACCAGCGCGGCACCGCGTACAGCGTCACGGTCGACGCCGCTGAGGGCATCACCACCGGCATCTCCGCGGCCGACCGGTCGCATACCGTCCGGCTGCTCGCCGACCCCGCGTCCCAGGCGTCGGACTTCCGGCGGCCCGGCCACGTGGTCCCGCTGCGCGCCAAGCAGGGCGGCGTCCTGCGGCGCCCGGGACACACCGAAGCCTCCGTCGACCTGGCCCGTCTCGCCGGGCTCTCGCCGTCCGGCGTGCTCTGCGAGATCGTGTCGCAGAAGGACGAGGGCGACATGGCCCGCCGCGACGAACTGGAGGTCTTCGCCGCGGACCACGACCTCAAGATGATCACCATCGCCGACCTGATCGCGTACCGGCGGCGTACCGAAAAGCAGGTCGAGCGGGTCGCCGAGGCGCGTATCCCGCTGGCGGCGGGCACGTTCCGCGCGGTCGGTTACGACAGCCTGCTCGACGGCATCGAGCACATCGCGTTCGTCTACGGCGAGATCGCCGATGGCGACGACATCCTGGTCCGGGTGCACTCCGAATGCCTCACCGGCGACGTCTTCGGCTCGTTGCGCTGCGACTGCGGCCCCCAGCTGGAGGCGGCACTGGAAGCGGTGGCCAAGGAAGGCCGCGGCGTCGTGCTCTACATCCGCGGCCACGAGGGCCGCGGCATCGGGCTGCTGCACAAACTGCAGGCCTACCAGCTGCAGGACGCCGGCGCGGACACCGTCGACGCGAACCTGCAGCTCGGCGTCCCCGCCGACGCGCGGGACTACGGCACCGGCGCGCAGATCCTGTGCGACCTCGGCGTCCGCTCGATGCGGCTGCTGACGAACAACCCCGCCAAACGCGTCGGCCTGGAGGGCTACGGTCTGCGGGTCACCGGCCGGGTGTCGCTGCCGATCTCGCCGAACCCGGAGAACCTGCGCTACCTCAGGACCAAACGCGACCGGATGGGCCACGACCTGTCCCAGCTGGAGCATTTCGACCAGGTCGGCGCCGAGGTCGACCAGGGCAACGGAGGGGGGAAGCGGTGA
- the ribH gene encoding 6,7-dimethyl-8-ribityllumazine synthase has protein sequence MSGEGRPDVELDLSDCKNIRLGIVATRWHTKITSALLDRALEAAKAAELEEEPTVVRVAGAVELPVAAQALARTHDAVVALGVVVRGGTPHFEYVCDAVTAGLTRVALDESTPVGNGVLTCDTEQQALDRSGLPGSVEDKGYEATVAALDAAHALRNLRQPWTERGFV, from the coding sequence GTGAGCGGCGAAGGCCGTCCGGACGTCGAACTCGACCTGTCCGATTGTAAGAACATCAGGCTCGGGATCGTGGCCACGCGCTGGCACACGAAGATCACGAGCGCGCTGCTGGACCGCGCCCTCGAGGCGGCCAAGGCGGCCGAGCTGGAGGAAGAGCCGACGGTCGTGCGTGTGGCGGGCGCCGTCGAACTGCCCGTCGCCGCGCAGGCACTGGCCCGCACGCACGACGCGGTCGTCGCGCTGGGCGTGGTCGTCCGGGGCGGGACGCCGCACTTCGAGTACGTCTGCGACGCGGTCACCGCGGGCCTGACCAGGGTGGCGCTCGACGAAAGCACCCCGGTCGGCAACGGCGTGCTCACCTGCGACACCGAGCAGCAGGCCCTCGACCGGTCCGGTCTCCCCGGCTCCGTCGAGGACAAGGGTTACGAAGCGACGGTCGCCGCGCTGGACGCCGCGCACGCGCTGCGGAACCTGCGCCAGCCGTGGACCGAGCGGGGCTTCGTGTGA
- a CDS encoding PH domain-containing protein: protein MSVEADVTTKSEVVVVRPRRALVMCSVLALLLLATFVVVAVLLRGSDTGVIFQPSDQAAMIGIGVLLAAGTMLFATARVKADADGIEVRNVLITKKFAWSEVLSVSFPDGASWARLELPDDEYYSLMAVQAVDRDRAVAAVRALRRLHKAAWEG, encoded by the coding sequence GTGAGCGTCGAGGCGGATGTGACGACGAAGTCCGAGGTCGTGGTGGTGCGGCCCCGCCGTGCCCTGGTGATGTGCTCGGTGCTGGCGCTGCTCCTGCTGGCGACGTTCGTGGTCGTCGCGGTGCTGCTGCGCGGCTCGGACACCGGTGTGATCTTCCAGCCGTCCGATCAGGCGGCGATGATCGGCATCGGGGTCCTGCTCGCCGCGGGCACGATGCTGTTCGCGACCGCGCGCGTGAAGGCCGACGCCGACGGCATCGAAGTCCGGAACGTGCTGATTACCAAGAAGTTCGCGTGGAGCGAGGTGCTTTCGGTGAGCTTCCCGGACGGCGCTTCGTGGGCGCGGCTGGAACTGCCGGACGACGAGTACTACTCGCTGATGGCCGTGCAGGCGGTGGACCGGGACCGCGCGGTGGCCGCGGTGCGGGCGCTGCGGCGGCTGCACAAGGCGGCCTGGGAAGGCTGA
- a CDS encoding IS30 family transposase — translation MRVHRWLPRSVRVGFWDQVRAGVAAKPAARAVGLSPTTGVRLFRQAGGVIGNAPARPGPLRLSLAEREEIACLKAAGQGPRAIGRAIGRPASTVSRELARNTGSSGRYRAVSAQHTAENRAKRPKAAKLAADTVLRDVVQDRLNRKWSPRQIARRLVLEFPDQPEMRVSHETIYQALYVQGKGALRRELTQALRTGRALRMPRRQAQARRARPAGRIPDMVNISERPAEVTDRAVPGHWEGDLILGKNNKSAIGTLVERSTRFVMLLHLPHGRDAATVAAAMTETIQTLPPLLLKSLTWDQGKEMAHHKKITLATGIDIYFCDPHAPWQRGTNENTNGLLRQYFPTSTDLSQHTAADLARVAAELNGRPRETLDWHTPAEALEALLSNQQTMRVATTM, via the coding sequence GTGCGGGTTCATCGGTGGCTGCCGCGGTCGGTGCGGGTGGGGTTTTGGGATCAGGTCCGGGCCGGGGTGGCGGCGAAGCCGGCGGCCCGGGCGGTGGGGCTGTCCCCGACGACGGGGGTGCGGTTGTTCCGGCAGGCTGGCGGGGTGATCGGTAACGCACCTGCTCGGCCTGGTCCCCTCCGGTTGAGCCTGGCCGAGCGGGAAGAGATCGCCTGCCTGAAAGCCGCGGGCCAGGGGCCCCGGGCGATCGGGCGGGCGATCGGCCGTCCGGCCTCGACCGTGTCCCGCGAGCTGGCCCGCAACACCGGTTCCTCCGGCCGCTATCGGGCTGTCAGCGCGCAGCACACGGCCGAGAACCGTGCGAAACGCCCGAAGGCCGCGAAACTGGCCGCGGACACCGTGTTGCGGGACGTGGTGCAGGACAGGCTGAACCGTAAATGGTCCCCGCGTCAGATCGCGCGGAGACTGGTGCTGGAGTTCCCCGACCAGCCGGAGATGCGGGTGTCCCACGAAACGATCTACCAAGCACTGTATGTCCAGGGAAAAGGCGCGCTGCGCCGCGAACTCACCCAGGCGTTGCGGACCGGGCGGGCACTGCGGATGCCCCGCCGGCAGGCCCAGGCCCGCCGGGCCCGGCCCGCGGGCAGGATCCCCGACATGGTCAACATCTCCGAACGGCCCGCCGAGGTCACCGACCGCGCCGTCCCCGGGCATTGGGAAGGCGACCTGATCCTGGGCAAGAACAACAAATCCGCGATCGGGACCCTGGTCGAACGATCGACCCGGTTCGTGATGCTGCTGCACCTGCCCCACGGACGCGACGCCGCCACCGTCGCCGCCGCCATGACCGAGACCATCCAGACGCTGCCGCCGCTGCTGCTGAAATCCTTGACCTGGGACCAGGGCAAGGAAATGGCCCACCACAAAAAGATCACCCTGGCCACCGGGATCGACATCTACTTCTGCGACCCACACGCACCCTGGCAACGCGGAACCAACGAGAACACCAACGGACTACTCCGCCAATACTTCCCCACAAGCACCGACCTGTCCCAGCACACCGCCGCAGACCTCGCACGAGTCGCCGCCGAACTCAACGGCCGCCCCCGCGAAACCCTCGACTGGCACACACCCGCCGAAGCCCTCGAAGCACTACTCTCCAACCAACAAACAATGCGTGTTGCAACCACCATGTGA
- a CDS encoding exodeoxyribonuclease III has translation MRIATWNVNSIGPRLPRVLDWLGSVQPDVLCLQELKCGTDAFPFDAVKELGYETAAYGIGRWNGVAIVSRVGVEDVTRGLTGEPTFEDKTDARAIGATCGGLRLWSVYVPNGRDLENPHYGYKLAWLSALEATVREEQARGLPFAVLGDFNIAPTDADVWDIGLFAESTHVTEPERKALAALRDLGLADVFPRPLKYDHPFTYWDYRAGNFPNNKGMRIDLVYADAVVTGAVTDSYVDRDARKGKGPSDHAPIVVDLSL, from the coding sequence ATGCGGATCGCGACCTGGAACGTGAACTCGATCGGACCCCGGCTGCCGAGGGTGCTGGACTGGCTCGGCTCGGTGCAACCGGACGTGCTGTGCCTGCAGGAACTCAAATGCGGCACGGACGCCTTCCCCTTCGACGCCGTGAAGGAACTGGGTTACGAGACGGCCGCGTACGGCATCGGGCGCTGGAACGGCGTCGCGATCGTGTCCCGCGTCGGCGTGGAAGACGTGACGCGCGGCCTGACCGGCGAGCCCACCTTCGAGGACAAGACCGACGCGCGGGCCATCGGCGCCACCTGCGGCGGGCTGCGGTTGTGGTCGGTGTACGTACCGAACGGGCGTGACCTGGAGAACCCGCACTACGGCTACAAGCTGGCCTGGCTCTCGGCGCTGGAGGCGACCGTGCGGGAGGAGCAAGCGCGCGGACTGCCGTTCGCGGTGCTCGGCGACTTCAACATCGCGCCGACCGACGCGGACGTGTGGGACATCGGCCTGTTCGCCGAATCGACGCACGTGACCGAGCCGGAGCGGAAGGCGCTCGCCGCGCTGCGCGACCTCGGGCTGGCCGACGTGTTCCCGCGGCCGCTGAAGTACGACCACCCGTTCACGTACTGGGATTACCGGGCGGGGAACTTCCCGAACAACAAGGGAATGCGGATCGACCTCGTGTACGCCGACGCCGTCGTGACCGGCGCGGTGACGGATTCCTATGTGGACCGTGACGCGCGCAAGGGCAAGGGACCGTCGGACCACGCACCGATCGTGGTGGATCTTTCGCTTTAG
- a CDS encoding trypsin-like serine protease: MSRLRTLGAATLAAAALTMTAGAVASAGTPTGVQPNIVGGGTAPAVSWGAQVYVNTPGRQWDGFNCSGSVIAQRWVLTAKHCLDSDGTGMRVRVGSNQLQGGREIAVDRKVSSPNGADISLLHLVSDAGVTPIGLAGSNPSVGTTNKLYGWGRETPTGPPAAALKVADVRVTGSSRDAYGGPAIQSVGINGSAWKGDSGGPQVHNGVQVGVASTVQNQSGSNVRGTNNYGSVASARSWIRSTTGV, from the coding sequence GTGAGCCGTCTTCGTACGCTGGGCGCCGCCACCCTCGCCGCCGCAGCCCTCACCATGACCGCCGGCGCGGTCGCCTCCGCGGGTACCCCCACCGGTGTCCAGCCGAACATCGTGGGCGGCGGTACCGCCCCCGCCGTGAGCTGGGGCGCCCAGGTCTACGTCAACACCCCCGGCCGTCAGTGGGACGGCTTCAACTGCTCGGGCAGTGTGATCGCCCAGCGCTGGGTCCTGACCGCCAAGCACTGCCTCGACTCCGACGGCACGGGCATGCGCGTCCGCGTCGGCAGCAACCAGCTCCAGGGCGGCCGTGAGATCGCGGTCGACCGCAAGGTGTCCTCGCCGAACGGCGCCGACATCTCGCTGCTGCACCTGGTCTCCGACGCCGGTGTGACGCCGATCGGCCTGGCAGGCTCGAACCCGTCGGTGGGCACCACCAACAAGCTCTACGGCTGGGGCCGGGAAACCCCGACCGGCCCGCCCGCCGCGGCGCTGAAGGTGGCCGACGTCCGCGTCACCGGCAGCTCGCGTGACGCCTACGGCGGCCCGGCCATCCAGAGCGTCGGCATCAACGGTTCGGCGTGGAAGGGCGACTCGGGCGGCCCCCAGGTCCACAACGGCGTCCAGGTCGGTGTCGCTTCGACCGTGCAGAACCAGAGCGGCTCGAACGTCCGCGGCACCAACAACTACGGCAGCGTCGCTTCGGCCCGCTCCTGGATCCGCTCGACCACCGGGGTCTGA